In the Pseudonocardia cypriaca genome, one interval contains:
- a CDS encoding TIGR03943 family putative permease subunit → MNRGAQAGVLLLLGAALGYAGLTDLYLRYVKAGLQPLLLVAGGVLIVAAVATIWFERRRPRAAGEGAEQEHREHEHHEHEHREPRIAWLLVLPLLALIFVAPPPPGSYAAMRDGTALQQPWDLSALPADDPVPLGLVDYAGRAAYDHGRSLGDRRITTSGFISLDESGAPYLVRMVLNCCAADARPVKVGLTGRIPPILQPDTWYEITGVHTDRQAADPINNGVIPYIDVMEARPVPAPDDQYDSAS, encoded by the coding sequence GTGAACCGGGGAGCGCAGGCAGGCGTGCTGCTCCTGCTCGGCGCGGCCCTCGGGTACGCCGGCCTCACCGATCTCTACCTGCGGTACGTCAAGGCCGGCTTGCAGCCGCTGCTGCTCGTGGCCGGCGGCGTCCTCATCGTCGCCGCCGTCGCCACGATCTGGTTCGAACGGCGACGCCCGCGCGCCGCAGGCGAGGGCGCCGAACAGGAACACCGCGAACACGAACACCACGAACACGAACACCGCGAACCGCGGATCGCATGGCTCCTCGTCCTGCCCCTGCTCGCGCTGATCTTCGTCGCCCCACCGCCACCCGGCTCCTACGCGGCCATGCGCGACGGCACGGCCCTGCAGCAACCGTGGGACCTCTCGGCGCTCCCCGCCGACGACCCGGTACCACTCGGCCTGGTCGACTACGCCGGCCGCGCCGCCTACGACCACGGCCGCTCCCTCGGCGACCGCCGGATCACGACGTCCGGGTTCATCAGCCTCGACGAGAGCGGCGCGCCGTACCTGGTCCGCATGGTCCTCAACTGCTGCGCGGCGGACGCCCGGCCCGTCAAGGTCGGCCTGACCGGCCGGATACCGCCCATCCTGCAGCCCGACACCTGGTACGAGATCACCGGCGTCCACACCGACCGGCAGGCCGCAGACCCGATCAACAACGGTGTCATCCCGTACATCGACGTCATGGAGGCACGACCGGTCCCCGCTCCGGACGACCAGTACGACAGCGCGTCCTGA
- a CDS encoding DinB family protein, protein MQSTAAGRDDHQVTRDLLRWQFDLTWSLTRLHLDRLTTEDFLWEPAPLCWTVRQAANGSWTPDWADAEPDPIPVPTIGWVTWHLGWWWTVAIDHAQGREPRDRTAVAWPGPDATVGWLRGLHDEWLAVLDALTDADLAGPAPFPWPADAGMTVAQMLGWANAELMKNTAELGQLRLLRAAGRSDRSS, encoded by the coding sequence ATGCAGTCCACCGCAGCAGGACGCGATGATCACCAGGTGACTCGCGACCTGCTGCGGTGGCAGTTCGACCTGACCTGGTCCCTCACCCGGCTGCACCTGGACCGGCTGACGACCGAGGACTTCCTCTGGGAGCCGGCGCCGCTCTGCTGGACCGTGCGGCAGGCCGCCAACGGGAGCTGGACCCCGGACTGGGCCGACGCCGAGCCGGACCCGATCCCCGTGCCGACGATCGGCTGGGTGACGTGGCACCTCGGCTGGTGGTGGACCGTGGCGATCGACCACGCGCAGGGCCGCGAGCCACGCGACCGAACCGCCGTGGCCTGGCCGGGCCCCGATGCCACCGTCGGCTGGCTGCGCGGACTGCACGACGAGTGGCTCGCGGTGCTCGACGCGCTCACCGACGCCGACCTGGCCGGCCCCGCCCCGTTCCCCTGGCCCGCCGACGCCGGGATGACCGTCGCGCAGATGCTGGGCTGGGCCAACGCGGAGCTCATGAAGAACACCGCGGAGCTCGGCCAGCTGCGGCTGCTGCGCGCCGCCGGGCGCTCCGACCGTTCGAGCTGA
- a CDS encoding TetR/AcrR family transcriptional regulator, protein MAGDVPRERADAARNRRKVLAAAGELFAARGVAAVSMDDVAAAAEVGKGTLYRRFGDKSGLAAALLDERESQLQQELLSGPPPLGPGAPPVERLAAFTAAYLAYVDAHLDVVALSQTASPGARLRTGSHRFWLLHCRILFTAAGAPDPDLRADALLAALTAEQVRHWRHDEGRELAGLTRAVSALARSLAASHDGSSKP, encoded by the coding sequence ATGGCCGGTGACGTACCGAGGGAGCGAGCCGACGCGGCGCGCAACCGGCGCAAGGTGCTCGCCGCCGCAGGCGAGCTGTTCGCGGCGCGCGGCGTCGCGGCGGTCAGCATGGACGACGTCGCGGCCGCAGCGGAGGTGGGGAAGGGCACGTTGTACCGGCGGTTCGGCGACAAGTCGGGGCTGGCCGCCGCGCTGCTCGACGAGCGCGAGTCACAGCTCCAGCAGGAGCTGCTCAGCGGCCCGCCCCCGCTCGGTCCCGGTGCGCCGCCGGTCGAGCGGCTCGCCGCGTTCACCGCGGCCTACCTGGCCTACGTCGACGCGCACCTCGACGTCGTCGCGCTGTCCCAGACCGCGAGCCCCGGAGCCCGCCTGCGCACGGGCTCGCACCGGTTCTGGCTGCTGCACTGCCGGATCCTGTTTACCGCCGCCGGCGCGCCCGATCCCGACCTGCGCGCCGACGCGCTGCTGGCCGCGCTCACCGCGGAGCAGGTGCGCCACTGGCGTCACGACGAGGGCCGCGAGCTGGCCGGCCTGACCCGCGCCGTGAGCGCGCTCGCCCGCAGCCTTGCCGCGTCCCATGACGGGAGCTCCAAGCCCTGA
- a CDS encoding sulfatase-like hydrolase/transferase, whose product MLLSTRPSTRARRDTPGAGPEGGGADGTGRGARHRVAQAILTVLAGLLVFLALTVPREAGQLTPLAFLRIPVEVLVGVAVLLVLPARLRPRVALVGGALLALLTLLRVLQMGFLAVLARPFDPVFDWSQLASGASLLDLPFGATGSVVGAVVVAAVLVVLTALATRRLASCAARHRTVTIRLVAVLTAAWLACFVLGTQLVAPVPVAGRSVAASAYETAQQVAASLHDQQVFDEQAATDALRDVRDADLLTALRGKDVVLTYVESYGRSALENPEFGPTITPILDEGTRRLAAAGFGSRSAFLTSSVVGGGSWLAHATLLSGLRVANEHSFDKLVASDRLTLSAAFRRAGWDTVAVQPSSLGPWPAGAFYGFDRTYDSTTLGNRSRIYDGFQTPDQYTLAAFQSLERGRPDRAPLMAQIPLVSSHWPWAEIPRLLDWNEIGDGSVFDRPGAGQSDPVDAVEADPARMRDGYRRTIEYSLSTLISYVETYGDDNLVFVFLGDHQPAPFVGGNGAGQDVPITIVSRDSAVLDRIAGWGWQDGLRPDPQAPVWPMESFRDRFLTTFSP is encoded by the coding sequence TTGTTGCTCAGCACCCGTCCGTCGACCCGGGCCCGGCGCGATACGCCCGGAGCCGGCCCCGAGGGCGGCGGAGCCGACGGCACCGGCCGGGGCGCCCGTCACCGCGTCGCCCAGGCGATCCTCACCGTTCTCGCAGGCCTCCTGGTGTTCCTCGCTCTCACCGTGCCCCGGGAGGCCGGGCAGCTCACCCCGCTCGCGTTCCTGCGGATCCCGGTCGAGGTGCTGGTCGGCGTAGCCGTCCTGCTCGTCCTGCCGGCGCGCCTCCGGCCGCGGGTCGCGCTCGTCGGCGGGGCGTTGCTCGCCCTGCTGACCCTGCTGCGGGTGCTGCAGATGGGTTTCCTCGCGGTCCTCGCGCGCCCCTTCGACCCGGTCTTCGACTGGTCGCAGCTGGCCAGCGGCGCGAGCCTGCTGGATCTCCCGTTCGGCGCGACGGGTTCCGTGGTGGGCGCCGTCGTGGTCGCTGCCGTGCTGGTCGTCCTCACGGCGCTGGCGACCCGCCGGCTGGCGAGCTGTGCCGCAAGGCACCGGACGGTCACGATCCGGCTGGTCGCCGTGCTCACCGCCGCCTGGCTCGCCTGCTTCGTGCTCGGCACGCAGCTCGTGGCCCCGGTTCCCGTCGCGGGCAGGAGTGTTGCCGCCAGCGCGTACGAGACCGCGCAGCAGGTCGCAGCGAGCCTGCACGACCAGCAGGTGTTCGACGAGCAGGCGGCCACGGACGCGTTGCGCGACGTCCGGGATGCCGACCTGCTCACCGCGCTGCGCGGGAAGGACGTCGTCCTCACCTACGTCGAGAGCTACGGGCGCTCGGCGCTGGAGAACCCGGAGTTCGGGCCGACGATCACGCCGATCCTCGACGAGGGGACCCGCCGCCTCGCCGCTGCCGGCTTCGGCTCCCGCAGCGCGTTCCTCACCTCGTCGGTGGTCGGTGGGGGCAGCTGGCTGGCCCACGCGACCCTGCTCTCGGGTCTGCGCGTCGCCAACGAGCACAGCTTCGACAAGCTCGTCGCGAGCGACCGGCTGACGCTCTCGGCCGCCTTCCGGCGCGCCGGCTGGGACACCGTGGCGGTCCAGCCCTCGAGCCTTGGTCCGTGGCCGGCGGGCGCGTTCTACGGCTTCGACCGGACCTACGACTCCACGACCCTCGGCAACCGGTCGCGGATCTACGACGGTTTCCAGACGCCCGACCAGTACACCCTGGCGGCCTTCCAGAGCCTGGAGCGTGGCCGACCGGATCGGGCACCGCTCATGGCTCAGATCCCACTCGTCTCCAGCCACTGGCCGTGGGCGGAGATCCCGCGGCTGCTCGACTGGAACGAGATCGGCGACGGCTCCGTGTTCGACCGGCCCGGAGCCGGGCAGAGCGACCCGGTGGACGCGGTCGAGGCCGATCCGGCCCGCATGCGCGACGGGTACCGGAGAACGATCGAGTACTCGCTGTCCACCCTGATCTCCTACGTCGAGACCTACGGCGACGACAACCTGGTCTTCGTCTTCCTCGGTGACCACCAGCCGGCCCCCTTCGTCGGCGGGAACGGTGCCGGCCAGGACGTTCCGATCACCATCGTCAGCCGGGACAGCGCAGTGCTGGACCGGATCGCCGGGTGGGGCTGGCAGGACGGCCTGCGGCCCGACCCGCAGGCGCCGGTCTGGCCGATGGAGTCCTTCCGCGACCGGTTCCTCACGACCTTCAGCCCGTGA
- a CDS encoding phosphotransferase, giving the protein MAVAVARVKGLLTGWRAPQHRDGLALVMSSGLSSAVGLLYWVLAAQMFPADVVGVNAVALSSLMLVGGVAHLNMSHALLRFVPVAGTNARRLVVLGYLVAIALSGLAGAGFGAGAIWWAPELVDVAGYGTLIAFFALSCPVWTLFTLQDYVLTAVGRAVAVPIENLVFAVLKIGLLVSVALAAVPGGIAVSWVVATALIVLPINLWLLVRLLPAHGTKTADRAVPITAGAVSRFIGADYVGALFWQAAMMGLPVLVLNRLGAEAAAAYNMVWQFGVALYMVPSGMGQSMIAHSAADPASVDKARRETVRRGLMLVVPVALVLAIGAPLVLALFGPHYAATGTAALALVALSAIPNVITAAATSTARVRQRRGVQFGVPTSLSVLTIGLAWILMPHLGVLAVGLAWLLAQCAVAAVVLLMNAPWIPGPVGRWIDGIRSSALLRRIGDDVLTRIGAPSGWALGSRMGGGSETVVVAVGPAGEHRAILKAADTEYGQQDLRQQTAALSALHADPRLAHWTPLIPRVLGTAEIGGAYCVTESLLPGGSGPDALDDPARRGAFLSSGVSAISELHRRTATLRRVGDTELDEWVHRPVVAISATLPAALRAEARQLAALLDARLRDQVVGVGWTHGDYLPVNLLAAPNGRVSAIVDWCTARPDGMSVVDVATFVPMAEAMTRGEEFGTVVLRWLAGVPRAEAEVLVGCQSALGGSILAPEVLVLLGWLGHVESCVTRSQQMAANPVWNRRNVRVVVQGAAGLLGAQAPRPEAVTRAAR; this is encoded by the coding sequence GTGGCGGTCGCGGTCGCGCGGGTGAAAGGCCTGCTGACGGGGTGGCGGGCGCCGCAGCACCGTGACGGGCTCGCGCTGGTGATGAGCTCCGGCCTGTCCTCTGCGGTCGGGCTGCTCTACTGGGTGCTGGCCGCGCAGATGTTCCCGGCCGACGTGGTCGGGGTCAACGCGGTCGCGCTGTCGTCGCTGATGCTGGTCGGCGGCGTCGCACACCTGAACATGTCGCACGCGCTGCTGCGTTTCGTACCCGTGGCGGGCACGAACGCGCGCCGGCTCGTGGTGCTCGGCTACCTGGTGGCGATCGCCCTGTCCGGCCTCGCGGGCGCCGGGTTCGGGGCCGGCGCCATCTGGTGGGCGCCCGAGCTCGTCGACGTCGCCGGCTACGGCACGCTGATCGCCTTCTTCGCCCTGAGCTGCCCGGTCTGGACGCTGTTCACCCTCCAGGACTACGTCCTCACCGCCGTCGGCAGGGCCGTTGCCGTGCCGATCGAGAACCTCGTCTTCGCCGTGCTCAAGATCGGCTTGCTCGTCTCGGTCGCACTCGCGGCCGTACCGGGGGGCATCGCGGTGTCCTGGGTGGTCGCCACCGCCCTGATCGTGCTGCCGATCAACCTGTGGCTGCTCGTGCGGCTGCTGCCAGCGCACGGCACGAAGACCGCCGACCGGGCCGTGCCGATCACCGCGGGCGCCGTCTCCCGGTTCATCGGCGCCGACTACGTGGGCGCCCTGTTCTGGCAGGCCGCGATGATGGGCCTTCCGGTGCTGGTGCTGAACCGCCTCGGCGCCGAGGCGGCGGCCGCCTACAACATGGTGTGGCAGTTCGGGGTCGCCCTGTACATGGTGCCGTCGGGCATGGGGCAGTCCATGATCGCCCACAGCGCCGCCGACCCGGCGTCGGTCGACAAGGCGCGCCGGGAGACGGTGCGCCGCGGGCTGATGCTCGTGGTCCCGGTCGCGCTGGTCCTCGCCATCGGCGCGCCGCTCGTGCTGGCGCTGTTCGGCCCCCACTACGCCGCGACGGGCACGGCGGCGCTCGCGCTCGTCGCCCTCTCCGCGATCCCCAACGTGATCACCGCCGCCGCCACCAGCACGGCGCGCGTACGGCAGCGCCGTGGCGTGCAGTTCGGGGTGCCGACCAGCCTCTCCGTGCTCACGATCGGGCTGGCCTGGATCCTCATGCCGCACCTGGGCGTGCTGGCCGTCGGTCTGGCCTGGCTGCTCGCGCAGTGCGCCGTCGCGGCCGTCGTGCTGCTGATGAACGCGCCGTGGATCCCCGGCCCGGTCGGCAGGTGGATCGACGGCATCCGCAGCTCGGCGCTGCTGCGCCGGATCGGCGACGACGTCCTGACCCGGATCGGCGCCCCGTCCGGCTGGGCGCTCGGGTCCCGCATGGGCGGGGGCTCCGAGACGGTCGTGGTCGCCGTCGGACCGGCTGGCGAGCACCGCGCCATCCTCAAGGCCGCCGACACCGAGTACGGGCAGCAGGACCTGCGCCAGCAGACGGCCGCGCTCTCCGCGCTGCACGCCGACCCGCGCCTCGCGCACTGGACCCCGCTCATCCCCCGCGTGCTCGGCACCGCCGAGATCGGGGGCGCGTACTGCGTGACCGAGTCGCTGCTGCCCGGCGGCTCCGGGCCGGATGCGCTCGACGACCCCGCGCGGCGGGGCGCGTTCCTGTCCAGCGGCGTCAGCGCGATCAGCGAGCTGCACCGGCGAACGGCCACCCTGCGGCGGGTCGGCGACACCGAGCTCGACGAATGGGTGCACCGGCCGGTCGTCGCGATCTCCGCCACGCTGCCGGCCGCGCTGCGGGCCGAGGCGCGCCAGCTGGCCGCACTGCTCGACGCCCGGCTGCGCGACCAGGTCGTCGGCGTCGGCTGGACCCACGGCGACTACCTGCCCGTGAACCTGCTCGCCGCGCCGAACGGGCGCGTCAGCGCCATCGTCGACTGGTGCACCGCCCGGCCCGACGGCATGTCCGTGGTCGACGTCGCGACGTTCGTGCCGATGGCGGAGGCGATGACCCGCGGCGAGGAGTTCGGCACGGTCGTGCTGCGCTGGCTGGCGGGTGTGCCTCGGGCCGAGGCCGAGGTGCTCGTCGGCTGCCAGTCGGCACTCGGCGGGAGCATCCTCGCTCCCGAGGTGCTGGTCCTGCTCGGATGGCTGGGTCACGTCGAGTCGTGCGTGACGCGCTCGCAGCAGATGGCGGCCAACCCCGTCTGGAACCGGCGCAACGTGCGGGTCGTGGTGCAGGGCGCTGCCGGCCTGCTCGGGGCACAGGCCCCGCGGCCGGAGGCGGTTACGCGCGCAGCCCGTTGA
- a CDS encoding permease yields MALLLAVAGQGLIRRVLSEPVMQTWMTVFVAVVVQALPFLVLGVLLSAVIAVFVPPSFLARALPRHPARAVPVAGVAGMVLPGCECASVPVAGALVRGGVAPAAALAFLLSAPAINPIVLTATAVAFPDNPRMVLARFVASLLAACAMGWLWQRLGRTDWLRLPARPSHAGLGKGAAFWASVRHDVMHAGGFLVVGAMAAATLKTVVPASWLYVAGSIPVVSVLTLALLAVLLSICSEADAFVAASLTQFSPTAQLAFLVVGPMIDLKLFGMQAATFGRGFALRFAPATFAAAVLAATLVGAVLL; encoded by the coding sequence ATGGCCCTGCTGCTGGCGGTCGCCGGGCAGGGGCTGATCCGCCGGGTGCTGTCCGAGCCGGTGATGCAGACCTGGATGACCGTGTTCGTCGCGGTCGTCGTGCAGGCCCTCCCCTTCCTCGTCCTCGGTGTGCTGCTCTCGGCGGTCATCGCGGTGTTCGTCCCACCGTCGTTCCTCGCCCGTGCGCTGCCGCGACACCCGGCGCGCGCGGTACCGGTCGCCGGAGTGGCCGGGATGGTGCTACCCGGCTGCGAGTGCGCCTCCGTGCCGGTGGCCGGGGCGTTGGTGCGCGGGGGCGTCGCCCCGGCGGCGGCGCTGGCGTTCCTGCTGTCCGCCCCGGCGATCAACCCCATCGTGCTGACCGCAACCGCCGTCGCGTTCCCCGACAACCCGCGGATGGTCCTCGCCCGGTTCGTGGCGAGCCTCCTCGCGGCGTGCGCGATGGGCTGGCTGTGGCAACGGCTGGGCCGCACGGACTGGCTGCGTCTTCCGGCCCGGCCCTCGCACGCGGGCCTCGGCAAGGGAGCGGCGTTCTGGGCGTCCGTGCGCCACGACGTGATGCACGCGGGCGGCTTCCTCGTCGTCGGCGCCATGGCCGCCGCCACCCTCAAGACCGTGGTACCGGCGAGCTGGCTCTACGTCGCGGGCTCCATCCCCGTGGTGTCCGTGCTCACCCTGGCGCTGCTAGCGGTGCTGTTGTCGATCTGCTCCGAGGCCGACGCGTTCGTCGCCGCTTCCCTGACCCAGTTCTCGCCGACCGCCCAGCTGGCCTTCCTCGTGGTCGGCCCGATGATCGACCTGAAGCTGTTCGGCATGCAGGCCGCCACGTTCGGCCGCGGGTTCGCGTTGCGGTTCGCCCCCGCCACGTTCGCGGCGGCCGTCCTGGCCGCGACCCTCGTCGGGGCGGTGCTGCTGTGA
- a CDS encoding TetR/AcrR family transcriptional regulator produces the protein MSRPKSRRELYSEATRAALLETATAMFAERGFAGTSLDDIAVATQVTRGAVYHHFESKKAVFEAVFDALEQDMTARVSAAAQGQPDAWQAGMAALDAFLDLCCEDRYGRLCWLEGPLALGWASWMHHEKKYAYALIDGFLQAAREEGLLAAVPFPVGSQLVFHLLGGAGRTIAEAPKAERGAVRDACAGTIRRMLNGLRA, from the coding sequence ATGTCAAGGCCGAAGAGCCGGCGCGAGCTCTACTCCGAGGCCACCCGGGCCGCGCTGCTGGAGACCGCCACGGCGATGTTCGCCGAGCGCGGGTTCGCCGGTACGTCACTGGACGACATCGCAGTCGCCACGCAGGTCACCCGCGGCGCGGTGTACCACCACTTCGAGAGCAAGAAGGCCGTTTTCGAGGCGGTCTTCGACGCGCTGGAGCAGGACATGACGGCCCGCGTCTCGGCGGCGGCACAGGGGCAGCCGGACGCGTGGCAGGCGGGGATGGCCGCGCTCGACGCGTTCCTCGATCTCTGCTGCGAGGACCGGTACGGCCGGCTGTGCTGGCTGGAGGGTCCGCTGGCGCTGGGCTGGGCCAGCTGGATGCACCACGAGAAGAAGTACGCCTACGCGCTGATCGACGGGTTCCTGCAGGCCGCGCGGGAGGAAGGGCTGCTCGCGGCGGTGCCTTTCCCGGTGGGCAGCCAGCTGGTGTTCCACCTGCTCGGTGGGGCCGGGCGCACGATCGCCGAGGCGCCGAAGGCCGAGCGCGGGGCCGTGCGCGACGCCTGCGCCGGCACGATCCGCCGGATGCTCAACGGGCTGCGCGCGTAA
- a CDS encoding DUF3040 domain-containing protein, with protein sequence MPPPPASGPDEPPGLSSREREILAGIENQLDASAPGLAREMARPLTAAPPVPPGVVEAGFGILSLFAVLAVAGLVPGVVWAALAIMASMIVVPWVMLWGFGKLEREPPGDDTQRDDPGWPDTNR encoded by the coding sequence ATGCCCCCGCCGCCGGCTTCAGGCCCGGACGAGCCGCCTGGCCTGTCGTCCCGCGAACGGGAGATCCTCGCCGGCATCGAGAACCAGCTCGACGCGAGCGCACCCGGTCTCGCCCGGGAGATGGCCCGCCCCCTGACCGCCGCTCCACCGGTGCCGCCAGGTGTCGTGGAGGCCGGGTTCGGAATCCTCTCGCTCTTCGCCGTGCTGGCCGTGGCCGGGCTGGTGCCCGGCGTGGTGTGGGCAGCGCTTGCGATCATGGCTTCGATGATCGTCGTACCCTGGGTGATGTTGTGGGGCTTCGGGAAGCTGGAGCGCGAGCCACCCGGCGACGACACGCAGCGTGACGATCCGGGGTGGCCCGACACGAACCGGTGA
- a CDS encoding MFS transporter produces MHVASSIVTASLTTTSTRWTPQLWGVLLTVSLVVGLDALDVSMVGVALPVIQADLGLSTSALQWVVSGYVLSYGGLLLLGGRTADLLGRRRVFLAAVAVFTVASLLGGLVDDGALLIATRLVKGAAAAFTAPAALSIITTTFAEGPARNRALGIFAVFGASGYSAGLVFSGLLTEVGWRWTFFLPAPIAIVALVAAYRLLPDDRPAERTGSYDLPGAITGVAAMLLLVYTVVEAPEIGWAEPRTLLQFALTAVLLAAFAVIERRSPHPLLRLGILRSGRLARANLGVMVFFGAYLGFQFVVMLYLQSVLGWSALQTALGFLPAALIVAFGSPRMDPLIERVGTSRTIAAGVVAHVAAYVLFLVVDRDAPYVVGVLPSMILLGLGFTLAFASFNIQATAGIPDDEQGLAGGLLNTSLQVGGALGLAIVTAVLVAGGEGRTGPEALLAGFTPALGVVTGFAVAGLLIALSGLVPRRDRVPAELTLTD; encoded by the coding sequence ATGCATGTAGCCTCGTCGATCGTGACCGCTTCCCTCACGACCACCTCCACACGGTGGACGCCCCAGCTCTGGGGTGTGCTCCTCACCGTGTCCCTCGTCGTCGGCCTCGATGCGCTCGACGTGTCGATGGTCGGCGTCGCGCTTCCCGTCATCCAGGCCGACCTCGGCCTCTCGACCAGTGCCCTGCAGTGGGTCGTCAGCGGATACGTCCTCAGCTACGGCGGTCTGCTGCTGCTCGGCGGGCGCACCGCCGACCTGCTCGGCAGACGGCGGGTGTTCCTCGCCGCCGTCGCCGTGTTCACAGTCGCCTCGCTGCTCGGCGGTCTCGTCGACGACGGCGCCCTGCTGATCGCCACCCGCCTCGTGAAGGGTGCAGCCGCCGCGTTCACCGCGCCCGCCGCCCTCTCGATCATCACCACGACCTTCGCCGAGGGCCCGGCCCGCAACCGGGCGCTGGGCATCTTCGCGGTGTTCGGGGCCAGCGGGTACTCCGCGGGCCTCGTCTTCTCCGGGCTGCTCACCGAAGTCGGCTGGCGCTGGACGTTCTTCCTGCCTGCGCCGATCGCGATCGTCGCGCTGGTCGCGGCGTACCGGCTGCTCCCGGACGACCGGCCGGCCGAGCGGACCGGGAGCTACGACCTCCCCGGTGCCATCACCGGTGTGGCGGCGATGCTGCTGCTCGTCTACACCGTCGTCGAGGCACCCGAGATCGGCTGGGCCGAGCCGCGCACGCTCCTGCAGTTCGCGCTCACCGCGGTCCTGCTCGCCGCGTTCGCCGTCATCGAGCGCCGCAGCCCGCACCCGCTCCTTCGGCTCGGCATCCTCCGGTCCGGCCGGCTGGCCCGCGCCAACCTCGGCGTCATGGTGTTCTTCGGCGCGTACCTCGGGTTCCAGTTCGTGGTGATGCTGTACCTGCAGTCCGTGCTGGGCTGGTCCGCGCTGCAGACCGCGCTCGGCTTCCTGCCGGCCGCCCTGATCGTCGCATTCGGCTCGCCGCGGATGGACCCGCTCATCGAGCGGGTCGGCACGTCGCGCACGATCGCCGCGGGCGTCGTGGCCCACGTGGCCGCCTACGTGCTCTTCCTCGTGGTCGACCGCGACGCCCCGTACGTCGTCGGCGTACTGCCCAGCATGATCCTGCTCGGCCTCGGCTTCACCCTCGCCTTCGCGTCGTTCAACATCCAGGCCACCGCCGGGATCCCGGACGACGAGCAGGGCCTCGCCGGCGGGCTGCTGAACACCTCGTTGCAGGTGGGCGGCGCGCTGGGCCTGGCGATCGTCACCGCCGTGCTGGTCGCGGGCGGCGAGGGACGCACCGGACCGGAGGCCCTGCTGGCCGGCTTCACACCCGCCCTCGGCGTCGTCACCGGGTTCGCCGTCGCCGGGCTCCTGATCGCGCTGAGCGGGCTCGTCCCGCGCCGCGACCGGGTCCCGGCCGAACTCACGCTCACCGACTGA
- a CDS encoding MarR family winged helix-turn-helix transcriptional regulator, with protein MSASIADGADEQLLDEWHALLARHATVCGALEAELRRRHDIGVSEFEALERLATGPQGKCRGVELTEAVHLSQSAASRLVARMERDGLVERTTCPDDRRAIFIALTDAGRQRYREAKPTQRAVLAATMG; from the coding sequence GTGAGCGCCAGCATCGCCGACGGGGCCGATGAGCAGCTGCTGGACGAGTGGCACGCGCTACTCGCCCGCCACGCCACTGTCTGCGGCGCCCTCGAGGCCGAGCTCCGCCGTCGCCACGACATCGGCGTGAGCGAGTTCGAGGCGCTCGAGCGGCTCGCCACCGGCCCGCAGGGGAAGTGCCGCGGCGTCGAGCTCACCGAGGCCGTGCACCTCAGCCAGAGCGCTGCTTCCCGGCTGGTCGCCCGGATGGAGCGCGACGGCCTCGTCGAGCGCACCACCTGTCCCGACGACCGGCGCGCGATCTTCATCGCCCTCACCGACGCCGGCCGGCAGCGCTACCGCGAGGCGAAGCCCACGCAGCGCGCCGTGCTCGCCGCCACCATGGGCTGA
- a CDS encoding pyridoxamine 5'-phosphate oxidase family protein, whose translation MSLPIEEGLRLVRAYGAAERWLAVLVTTGRDAPSVSVVNAGVLPHPSTGEETVAFVARGATAKLANLRKDPRATLVFRSGWEWVAVRGPVELAGPDDPAAGVDLRRLLRDIYTAAGGEHPDLDEYDRIMAAERRTAVLLRPERFTSNPPGTEHEEH comes from the coding sequence ATGAGCCTGCCCATCGAAGAGGGCCTTCGCCTCGTACGCGCGTACGGCGCAGCGGAGCGCTGGCTGGCGGTACTGGTCACGACGGGACGCGACGCGCCGTCGGTGAGCGTGGTGAACGCCGGGGTGCTGCCCCACCCGTCCACCGGCGAGGAGACGGTCGCGTTCGTCGCCCGCGGTGCCACCGCGAAGCTCGCGAACCTGCGCAAGGACCCGCGCGCCACGCTCGTGTTCCGGTCGGGCTGGGAGTGGGTGGCCGTCCGTGGGCCGGTCGAGCTGGCCGGGCCGGACGACCCGGCCGCCGGTGTCGACCTGCGGCGCCTCCTGCGCGACATCTACACGGCCGCGGGCGGCGAGCACCCCGATCTCGACGAGTACGACCGCATCATGGCCGCCGAGCGGCGCACCGCCGTGCTCCTGCGCCCCGAGCGGTTCACCAGCAACCCGCCCGGCACGGAGCACGAGGAGCACTGA